CATGCTTCCACCGTGCAGGTCCTTAAGGGCGATGGCCGATTCAAGCGAAATCTCGAGCATTAATAGATCGTTCACGGCGTTGGACGGGAGCCTGGGAACACGTGTTTTAGGTGACCACAACCGAGCAGCTGCACGAATCTCTGAGAGAGCGAGTACGCATTGCGCAATGTGAGTGTCGTAGTTTTGCGAATAGACGTCCAAGCCAGACCGAGTGATGCTGCATAGCACCAACAAACTGATTGACTCAAAAACAGAAGGAATGCGACGCATGAAAGTTATCATTGTAGGTGGTGTCGCTGGCGGTGCTTCCTGTGCCGCACGTTTGCGCAGACTTGACGAAAAGGCAGAGATCTTGATGGTCGAGCGTGGGCCTTACGTTTCCTATGCGAACTGTGGGTTGCCGTACCACGTCAGCGGCGTGATCGAAAAAGAAGCGAGTCTGCTGGTCGCCAGTGAAAAACTGTTCCATGACCAGTTTGCGATCGATGTGCGCACCCACTGTGAAGCGGTGTCAATTTCCGCAAAGGATAAAACCGTCCTGCTGCGGAATGTGTTGACGGGTGAAACCACCACGGAATCTTACGACAAACTTGTTCTGTCGCCGGGTGCTCCGTCGTTTTGTCCGCCGCTACCAGGCGTCGACTTGCCAGGGATCTTTCATGTTCGCACCGTGCCCGATGCTCGAACGATCCGCCAATGGATCGAAAGCGGGACGACACTTTTAACTGGGATGGCTAATTATACCGGCATGCAAATGGACAACGGTGGCATCGAGGTCCAAACCATGTCCGGCAAAACTTATCCAGCCGACATCGTGATTTTTGCGATCGGTGTACGGCCCGAAACCAAGTTAGCTCAGACTGCGGGGATTGAGATTGGAGAGTGCGGTGGGATTCGTGTTAGCGATTCGATGCAGACGAGTGATCCCGACATCTACGCCGTTGGCGACGCGATCGAAGTGAAGGATTTTGTTACCGGTAAGTGGAGCCTCGTCGCGCTGGCAGGACCGGCGAACCGCCAGGGCCGAATCGCAGCCGATGTGATTGCCGGACGCGATTCAAAGTACCGCGGAACCCAAGGGACTTCGATCATCGGTTTGTTCGGAGGCGCAGCGGCTTGGACCGGGGCCAGCGAAAAAACGTTAAAGCGGCTCGGTGATGACGACTACGAGACGCCGTCAGATGATCTGGTCAAGCATCTACAAGCGATCATTGACGAAGCATTCGGACGGACGCCGGTGAGCACTGCTCCCTAACTGGACGGCACTACTTTGGGTGAGCGGCAAGGCGCTTGCCGCCGGTATTTCACGGGCAAAACCGGCGGCTAGTGTCTTGCCGCTCACTGAATGACAAGCGGGCGATGTCCCGCTAGAAACCATTTCCCGAAACCAATCCGCAACGAATTGGAAATCAAGAGAGAAAGAGAATCCGATGCCAGAAAACATACCCTCCGTCGCGAAAGCGAAGCAAACCGTTTTGGGTCTCTATGTCACGGCGCAGGAAGCCTATGCGATCTGGCAGGCCGATCCCGACAACGTGAAGATTCTGGATGTTCGCACACCCGAAGAATTCCTCTTCGTCGGACATCCACCGATGGCATGGAGGGAGATGGAAACGGAGATTCAGATAGTCCGGCTCAGGGCGGCTGGGAAAACTCGGGCTGCCCGTGGACAAAAAAAGCTCACTCCCGAGCGGATGATTCTGCCTAAAAGCCCCCTGAGTACTTGATGCCGTTGATGGCACCGAAGTTTTCATGGTTGTGAACAGCTAAGTGAAAAAGCTGTGCCCCGTGAAGAAGAGGTCCCCAGCGAAGGCTAGTGTGCGTCCGGAAATTGGTCCGAACGGGGATTTTGTTTACTTCAAAGCTACCATTTTGCCACGAAGATAACTGTTCCGC
This sequence is a window from Novipirellula artificiosorum. Protein-coding genes within it:
- a CDS encoding NAD(P)/FAD-dependent oxidoreductase, producing the protein MKVIIVGGVAGGASCAARLRRLDEKAEILMVERGPYVSYANCGLPYHVSGVIEKEASLLVASEKLFHDQFAIDVRTHCEAVSISAKDKTVLLRNVLTGETTTESYDKLVLSPGAPSFCPPLPGVDLPGIFHVRTVPDARTIRQWIESGTTLLTGMANYTGMQMDNGGIEVQTMSGKTYPADIVIFAIGVRPETKLAQTAGIEIGECGGIRVSDSMQTSDPDIYAVGDAIEVKDFVTGKWSLVALAGPANRQGRIAADVIAGRDSKYRGTQGTSIIGLFGGAAAWTGASEKTLKRLGDDDYETPSDDLVKHLQAIIDEAFGRTPVSTAP
- a CDS encoding rhodanese-like domain-containing protein, with amino-acid sequence MPENIPSVAKAKQTVLGLYVTAQEAYAIWQADPDNVKILDVRTPEEFLFVGHPPMAWREMETEIQIVRLRAAGKTRAARGQKKLTPERMILPKSPLST